The stretch of DNA GCTGTCCTCGGTGATCGAGGCGCTCAGGATCGAGGACGACCAGACCGAGGCCCTGCCCAATGGCGGCCGGGTGATGTTCCTGCGCGGCCAGTACCTTCCGCTGATCTCGCTGCGCCAGGCGCTGCGGGTCGAGGGGCCGGTGCACCACGAGGACATGGCCATCGTGGTCGACACGGAAACCAACGGCCTGGTGGCGCTGCTCGTCGACGAACTCATCGGCCAGCGGCAGGTGGTGCTCAAGAGCCTCGAGGCGAATTTCCGCCGCGTCGAGGGTGTCTCGGGGGCCACCATTCTCGGCGACGGCCGCGTCGCCCTCATCCTTGACGTTCCCGCGCTTGTAAGAGGCGGTCCCGGGGCGTCTTCCGGCATGGAGATGTACCATTGAGCGATTTCGGCCTCCAGCTCGACGATCCGCAGGCCCAGGGCAGCGGACGCTCGAAACAGTACGTGACCTTCCTGGTGGGCGACCGGGTATACGGCGTCGACATCAAGCAGGTGCGCGAGATCAAGCAGTGGTCGCCGACCACCGCCTTGCCCAACCAGCCGCATTTCACCCGCGGCGTGCTGAACCTGCGCGGCACGATCGTGCCCGTGCATGACCTGCGCGCGCGGTTCAGCGGCGAGATGACGGAGGCGACGGAGAACCACGTGGTGGTGATCGTCGCGATCCGCGAGCAGACCGTGGGTGTGCTGGTCGATGCGGTCTCGGACATCGTCGCGGTGTCCTCCGACGAGATCCGGCCCGTGCCTTCCTCCGCCGGTGAGGGCGATACCAGCGCGATCTCGGGCCTGGTGAACACCGATGAGGTGATGGTTGCGCTGCTCGACCTCGCCTCGCTCTTCGGAACCCCGGGTTTCGAGACGCTCTGACCGCCCCGTCCCTTCGCCAACGGAACCTTGCCATGCGCATATTGCCCTCTGCCCTGTCCCGGAGCATGAGAACCCAGCTCACCATCATGGTGACGGGCCTGTGTCTTGTCATCGCCCTGGCGGTGGGCGGGATGAGTTATTTCAGTGCCCGGGACGCGGCACTCGCGCGGTCGGAGGCGGCTCTGAAGGCCAGGGCCGTGCGCGAGGCCGCGGCGGTGGCGGAGTATCTGTCCGGGGCCCGGTATGACCTGGAGTATCTCGCCGGCTCGGTGCGCGCGGGAGGGGGGGTGGCGGCCCTCCGGACGGGCTGGGAAACGGCAGACCCCGCCGCGATGCGCCGGCTCTACCTGGAGGGCAATCCCAATCCGGTGGGCAGCCGGCAGAAGCTCGACGATGCCGGCGACGGCTCGGCCTATTCGG from Paroceanicella profunda encodes:
- a CDS encoding chemotaxis protein CheW codes for the protein MSDFGLQLDDPQAQGSGRSKQYVTFLVGDRVYGVDIKQVREIKQWSPTTALPNQPHFTRGVLNLRGTIVPVHDLRARFSGEMTEATENHVVVIVAIREQTVGVLVDAVSDIVAVSSDEIRPVPSSAGEGDTSAISGLVNTDEVMVALLDLASLFGTPGFETL